A segment of the Coturnix japonica isolate 7356 unplaced genomic scaffold, Coturnix japonica 2.1 chrUnrandom2453, whole genome shotgun sequence genome:
ATGCAGGGTAAGGATAACACGGGGCTCTGGGGGGCCTCTGGTGGGGGGGCCCTCCCTCTTATTAAAGTGGGGACAAAGTGCAAAGAGTCGGCTGATGAAGCTTCTCACTGTGTCAGTCGGTCAGCATTAGAGAAAGCCAGCATGGAGCTCTGTGAGCTTGTGCAGGGGACAAAGAGGCGCAGAAGCTGCTACCCGCCCTTGGTGCTCTTAGAAAGTTAAACTGAATCGGCCAAGGAGGAGCGGGAGTTATGGCTAACCTGTTCCTGCAGGGGTGAACCCAGAGGTTTGAGACCAAAATGAGGTTTGGCAGATGGATGTCACAGACTTCCAGAGTTTGGGTGTTTCCGTCACTTGCATGTCACAACTGACACATGCAGTGGTTTTCTCTGGGCTGTGGCACAATCTGGACAGACCGCCATGCATTACATAAAAGCGTTGTGCATGGCCATCGCTGTCATGGGTGCACCTCATGAGTTAAGACTGACAATGACCCAGGATatagaaatgcatgttttggACGCTGGTGCACAGCTTGGGGCATTAAGCATATCTTCAGCATTCCCggcagcagcacctgccagGCTATTATGGAGTGTGCACATCAGACCTTGAAGGGGCGTCTTTGTGCGCTTAAAGAGGGGGGAGGGCTGGAGGGGCCTGAGCTGTGCCCACACGCTCTCCTCCTGCGTGAGAGAATCGGATGGGAGACCATCAGCTGACCGAATGGACACCAATAGGTCAGGTCCTGATCAGACCTGACGCAGGGCCATGGCTCCCAGACCCTATGCCACTCCTTGTCAAGGGCAGGAAACACGTCTGTGTCGGGACCCCAAGTGGGCCCTGCTGGCTGCCGGCACGTTGGGTTAAGCCGGCACCAAATGACGAGCCATCCTGTGCACCGTGAGGATCTGAACATCTCAGCACCAGTTTTGGTCAACAACTCCTTGGTTAATGTCTCCAGTGCAGCCAGTGATTTGACGTCAGCACTGGGCAGCGGCTGCTGGTAACGGCACATGAGACTGCGTTGCTCCCAATGTGCCTGAAGGTCGAACTGGGAATCTAGCCTTCATGGCTGGAACTGATAGTTTGTGAGCGGCGGGAGAACCTTGCTCTTGGATAATGCCCCAGTGGGTGGAATTCAGAACGATTCTGCACAGCCAAtatgtttttgtcttcttaTTTGGTTATGGAGTGTGACATTATAATGCACACTGGACAGAACTGGATTGCCATGAAGATTCTGTACAAATAGTGTTACATTGAAACTTGGAGAAGTTGTAACTCCATTGTGTACTGTGCTGTTATCTTGAACTTGAATGCACTGTTCTCTACAAGTTGACTAAGTGTTGCCCATACAGCATTTCACAATTGTTAGGCAGATGCTGTTGTGTGCTTTCAGGATTGTAGGCACTACACAGCTGCATCACTTTGGTATGTTATTATGACAGCTTAATTGTTTTTCGCATATGTTTaatgtttgatttcatttgcGGAATAGCCTTAAATGTGCGAAATCACCTTTGGAGTAACAGGGAGTACGTGGGGGAACCTTTACAGGGGCTGCAGATGATAAAGAGGGGGGAGATGTTGGGTATTGGGCAGGTGGTGCCTGCGTGCACCAGGCtggagtcagggaggtcacAAGTATCTGATGAGGCGGTTCTAGATTCTAGAACCCTTCCAATTGTGAGAAcagaagtgctgagctgtgtgcgTGTTTCCACGGTGCAGAGTCCAGTGACAGTTGGTGCCGgtgtctgtgctgagcagcattGAGGTCTTTAGGATCGTAGGAATCTGCCAGAGAGGAAATCTGTTGAGAGGATTTGTTCACTATCTGTTGTGAAGGTACTAAAGGTAAAAAGGCAGCATTTCTATCAGTattggaggagggaaggaaactTTGTCCTtaaactgctgtttttgttcccttttgTCATGCAGTCAGTCCAGCAACTAACTTGAGAACCCGACTTCTCCTCTCTTTAGTTAGATTTGGGAAAATtccctgaaaaagaaaaatattttttggaaAATTCACTAGTGTTTGTGTGAGTAAAAGGTCCAGCCTTTCCTTACTGACTGTAGGAAATGCTTAGCTCAGAAATGTGCAGCACTTTAATGAAAGAGTTCTGAAATCACTTGAATTTGATCTTCTGTCTGGGCCTGGTTGCAGGTTTTACTGCATTTGGtaccttaaaaaataaaacaacaaaacaaatctaaaataccaaaatattttgatttttacatcagaaaagaaaaaaaaaaaccaacccaaactCCTTGTTGGGCTGAGCAGAACGTGCCTGCAGCTCCAATGCCAGTGCTGAGTTACAGTNNNNNNNNNNNNNNNNNNNNNNNNNNNNNNNNNNNNNNNNNNNNNNNNNNNNNNNNNNNNNNNNNNNNNNNNNNNNNNNNNNNNNNNNNNNNNNNNNNNNNcttattactttatttcttttttagccCTGGGATCAGAGCTACGACCAAACTTCTAAGTCAAGCCCAAAAGAGCCTTGAGGGACATAACAGGAAGACAGCTGCAGCCTGAGACAACcaagaagctgaagaaggaaGTGGCTGCGCGATGTGCCGGCTGCTGCCTAACTAGAAAACAAGATCAAAAGGTAAACAGTGCAGGAAGCTTACGCAGTCGCTGAAATCCACCCTTCATGGGTCAGCTTAATCAGGCTTGCAAAGCCTAAGCCTCGCCCTTACACTCTCACGACCGCAGCGGTTGAAGGGTGGAGAGTTGACAGGCCCAACGTCAGCAATCTCGCCGAGGGAAACAAACTCAGCCCAAGCCTCAGGAAGGCAGAGCCAGACTATGAATGGGAGTGTCTGAGCTGGACGTGGTCCTCGGAAGTAAAGGACCTTTGAGTGCGATCAATTGGTGGGTGATTGCCTTTGCTAGTGCTAGGAAAAGTGGAAATGCTTATCTTTCTCTTAGGATTTCACTGTGTTCCTTTCCAAGCCAGACCTTCAGCTTGACAACGCAGGGGACAGCACAGTGCCACCGAGCTGCAGAACTTACCCTGTGTGATAAAACCCTGGGATGatattttatggggttttgtggTGGGCTATGCACGAGCGTCTGGTTGCACACTCTTGTCTGTAGctcctgctttttcctttctctagaGGGACCATGTATTGCTTTCTCCTGCTGTATGGCTGTTTCCCTTGTCTGGGTTATAATATGGTGTAGCTGTGCagtttctttgttcctttggTCGGACTGTTGGTATGAAGCACTTACTGTGGAAGATATTGCTGAGATTTGTGGAAAGAGCAATGTAATTTTGCTGGCCAGATGTATTTAACTGTGGAGAAGAGCTGTGGGAATGACAGGACAACCTGGACTCCTCTCAAGGCACAATTGTACCAgctctctcttcttcctgtaGCCAAGGGCAACGTGTGTGAGAAGCCTTGGGATGGCAAAGCCAGCAGCCCCACGAAGCGAGCAAGGAAGCGGAAGGCTGCTGAGATCTCTCCTTCTGCTGTGGCAGCTGTGAATCCTCGGAGAAGCACTGAAGAAGAGGAGCCTCCAGCTAAAAAGGCTAAAATAGCAGCTTTGGTAAGGAGGGGAGGAAGTGTCAGTGCTGTCCTGGTCAGGCTTACTGT
Coding sequences within it:
- the LOC107307917 gene encoding zinc finger CCCH domain-containing protein 11A-like, which codes for MYLTVEKSCGNDRTTWTPLKAQLYQLSLLPVAKGNVCEKPWDGKASSPTKRARKRKAAEISPSAVAAVNPRRSTEEEEPPAKKAKIAALTAAPALPEVSLLTKAVEEDDLEKFISEFLEEMEGQYDLELEKDVDELHLELSEMIDSISE